The Bdellovibrio bacteriovorus DNA window AGTGCTTAAGGAGTTTTAAACCAGCAAGCGGGGCGGGCGGAAACTCCCTCCGCGCAAAGGTTGAGTTGCATGTCTTTTCGCTCATAATCCAAAGGGAGCACATCTTTGCACAGAGCTCCGGCAAAAAGAGTGTCCAGGCGACATTGTCGAGAAGGATAGCTATCGGCAATCGTAGTATCACTGACAGTTTTATCGGGAGTGTTAAATGAAATAGGGAAGTCCATCACCATCGTCAGAAAACTAAATCCTGCTAAAGCCGTTCTTTGGCAAAGATACGATTCAGACGTGCGCAACCCCCACACCGAATCACATAAGTTTGTAACACGTTGAGGAATCTCTTTTCCATTTAAGGCCGCTCGATGATCTTCCCCCGCGACCATTTTTCTAAAGCAGACCGCCGTCGAGTAATAATCTGATTGTCCTTCTGAAGTTAAAAGACTCTTGCCGCTTTCATCGATCGGGCCTTCCCACTCAGCGGGAACACTTCTTAACGGGCGACCTCCAAAAAGATGTCCCGCTTCATGACAAAGTGTTAAGGCTAGAGCATCTTCGCTCACACGCGAAGACGTCAGCATCCCCACATCAACACCGATGCCGTACTTTTTTAGTTCGTTGCGCACGGCTTGCGCCGAAACGGTTGTTCGATCCCAATGAATCTCTAGAAAGAATTCTTCCCCTCGGGCTTTGGCGATGGGCTCATAAAGACTTTTAGTTTTCGCGAAAAGAGCTTGCGCTTTTTCCGGCGCGACTGAAGTTTGCGCTACGCTGAGCGCACTTGAAAGAAATAATAGGAGTAATAAGAACGAACTAAAAAGTCTCAAAAGCATACAGGTCTTATCGGAAGAAACCAGAAGTAAGATCACTGGACTTAGTGCCGTAAAGCATGTTCATGCAGATACTTCATGTTCTTTATCCTGAACACAGAAAATTTTATTGAGGCTTTGCGCGAATTTTTCAATCCTATTTGTGGGCAGCTTAAAAAGTTTCGCCCGTTTCACTTCGAGGGAAGATTGTTGGATAAGCAATCAGTCACCGACGGTGAGCCTTGGGGGAGGCAAATTGACCATGGACGGTCAATCCTTGCCGTTACATCTCTTCTGTCGTCCCGGTCTTAAATACCTTCATCAAATAGAACAGACTTGGAAAAATAAAAAGACTTCCGACTAAAAGAGCCATCACCAATTGCCAAAGTGTCGCTAAGGGAGCTGCGGCTTCGTAAAAACTGACCGGTCCTTGCGCCGTCAAAAGAGCGTTCGGTGCATTGAGCACATACCATCCTGCCAAAATCAAAGTGATTTGTCCGGCTGCCACCGTGCGGGTTAACAGAGTTTGTCGTTTTCTAATAAAAAACCAAAGCGCGATGAAGAGCGCTGTTGCCGCAATCATGATGGCCATAGTGATTTTACTTTCAAAGAAGTCAGCAAACAAAGGCGTGCGCTCATCGGCTGAGGCCGCAAAAACAAAAGCGCCAGAAAGGACGACTAAGTAATTAAGAATAAAAGCGCGTTTGATAAACATCTTTTTAAGATCCAGATTTTCTGTTTCACCGATCAAATACACACTGGCTAGGAAAGCGAAGATACAGACAACGAAGATACCCATGCAGAAAGGATAGAGTCCCCACCACGGAGCGATGTACGCTTCGTGAAAGTCGGTGCTTAACGGATCAATCAAACCACGATTCAAGCTTCCGGCAATGATACCTAACCACATCGCCGTCCAAAGACTCGAAGTTCCAAAAAGAACTGTGTAGACGTTTTGTGATTGAGGCGCTTGCACAGCATCGTAATGCCGAAAGGTGAAAGCACATCCGCGAACAACGATGCCGAAAAGCAGAGCCACCATTGGAATGTGCAAAGACGTCATAAGAAGCGTGAAGATCGAAGGAAATCCCATGAAAAGTATCACGACAACTAAGATCAGCCACATGTGATTGGCCTCCCACACGGGACCCATCGCATCGTTGATAACCTTTTTTTGTGAATCTCGTAAACTGCCTGCAGGAAGAAGTTCTAAAATACCGGCACCATAATCGGCGCCACCAAACAGAACGTAAAGTAAAAGCGAAGCTCCAATAAAGAAAAGAAGAATTTCAATCATTGAACCTCAAACTTTCTTTGGGCGACGGCAACTTGCCGTTTTAGCAGCCAGACCGTAACGAAACTTAAGAATAGATACAAAGCTAAGAATAAAAAGAAATGATATTTCATTCCTGGCACTGGGGTGACGGCATCGCGTGTTTTCAGAATCCCGTAAATGATCCAAGGTTGTCGTCCCACTTCAGTGACGATCCATCCAGCTTCCATCGCAACAAATCCCAAAGGTGAAAAGGCGATGATGGTTTTTAAAAGCCAAGATGGAAAAGTGTTCTTCCGTTGATAGATGAAAAATAAGATCGCGATAAGAGCCATTGCTGTTCCAATGGCGACCATGATTTGAAAGCTAATGTGAGTGATGACTAGCGGAGGCCACAACTCTCGAGGAACTTGATCTAAACCCATCACTTCGGCATCAACATCATTGAAAGCCAGAAAGCTGAGCATTCCAGGAAGAGGAATGCTATAATCCATAGTTTGGGTTTCGGCATTTGGAATACCCCCAATGTGCAAAGGGGCACGTCTTTCGGTTTTAAAGTGACCTTCCATCGCAGCCAACTTCACCGGTTGCAACACGGCCACTCGTTGAGCAGCAAAGTGTCCAATAAAAGGCTGGGCAATGGAAGCGGCGGCTCCAAAACACATCGCGATTTTAAATGCTTTCAGATGAAGTTCTTGAGCCCGGCCTCGAAGATATAAGAAGGCATGAATACCCGCGACCGCAAAGCCCACCGCTTGCAAGGCGGCAAATTGCATGTGCAAGGTTTGATGGAGCCACGCCTTATTAAACATCGCGGCCACAGGATCAATATTCATTGCTTCGCCATTCACCCAATCAAAACCGGCCGGCGAATTCATCCAGCCATTCGCAGCGACGACGAAGACGCCAGAAGCAAAGCCGCTAATACCCACCATTAAACCAGTGCCCCAGTGAACCCAAGGTCGCATCTTCTTCCAACCATAAAGAAAAAGACCAATGGCAATAGCTTCTAAAAAGAAAGCGGTGCCTTCCCACGAAAAAGGCATTCCAATAATGGGGCCGGCGTATTTCATAAACCCGGGCCAAAGGAGTCCCAATTCAAAAGACAGTACAGTTCCCGAAACCGCGCCCACCGCAAATAAAATCGCGACACCTTTCATCCACATTTTAGTAAGCTCTAGATATTCAGGATTTTTCTTCTTTAAAAAAAGATAGTGAGCCGCTGACATAAAAAAAGGCATTGTCATGCCGACCGCAGCAAAGATTATGTGAAACCCTAAAGAAAAAGCCATCGTTGAGCGGGCAGCCATCAGGTCTGTCATGGCTTCACTTTATTCAATTCAAAATCTTAGGTCAAAGTGAACCTGCGACTGCAACTCTGTGTTGCTTTACACAAGCAGCTAATCAAACCAACTTGAAACTAAGTTCGCGGGAGGAATATTGACGTTCTCGAAGCGATAAGAATAGAACACCAAAAGTTCAATATTGCTTGATTCGATATTGCCGCTTTCGATGGTGGTGCTGACAGCATCGGAGATGGCTTGGAATCCGACGGAGTGTCGCAGACCATTGTATCCAAAACCCAGGCGTCCCGTACTGAAAGTGCCCATGGATTCGCTAGTTTCATCGTCTTTTACAACGTACTCTAAGTTCACTCGTTGATAGCCTACGCCCAATCCGATAAAACCCGTCGCATAGAAATTCTGATAAACGGCAATTCCGCCAATAGCGACACCCGGGCCCGCCGTGTCCCGTTGCATGCCATCTAAATCGCCCAGGCTTCCAAATTGCGATGTTGCGGACGGCGGGATAAACGCATCCTTTGCGGCAATTGAATTTCGACTGGCATGAAAATAAGCGGAAACACCCCAATCACTTTTCTTTTGAAAACCCGCCTGATCAAAAGCCATGGCTTGCGAAAAAGTTTCTTCGTTCAGGTTCCAGTAAAAGTTAAATCCAAAGTTTCGCGTTTTAATATCATCGCGAAATATCTTTTTCGAAGTGTTTGCATAGGAAGGATCTAGCTCGGCCGAGTTTTCAATATAATATCCATCGTAAGCTTGCAGAAAAAATTCATAGCTACGCTTACCAAAAAATCTAAGTTGAAAATCGACCGCGGAAGAAGAGCCGTAATTTTCTTTATCCTCTTCGTCGACAGGATTTTGCACTGAAGCGGTAAAACCCAAATTACGATAAGAAAATCCAACACTCGTTTTTGACGGCGAGTTCGGTAAAAACTTCGCATCCGCCAGTCCCGAGGGGGCAAGAATAGTAAAATTATAACGAGGCACCGCCAAACCCAGTTTTACTTTCAATGTGTCCTTGGATTGCGGTGTCCAGCTCCAGTCTTCGTATTCTGAAGCCGTGTTGAATTCAGGAGTGGAGGTTTGGGCCTGGGCGATGTTGAAAGCCAAAACCGCGCAGAGGAACATCCACTTCATTAAGTTCTCCATAGTGAAGAAAGCCATTTCCAAACTTCCACGCGTCGCTCGCCAATATCAAAATGATTTCCATCAAACTCGACATACTCGTGAGAAAGACCTTGAGATTTAAAGAATTTAGAAATCTGACGACTGCCGTATTGAAGGTGGAAGTTGTCTTTGCTTCCAACATCCAAATAGATACCCGAAAGTTTTTTTAAATTAGAAATACGCTTTGGAAGAAAATGAAGGGGATCTTTTTCAAGCCACTGCTCCCAGATAGCGGGGATTTTTTCTGCCGTGTGAAGGTCGAGCGGCCAGTGAAATTCAACGCCGTGACCTTTCGCCGAATAACAAGAAGCCATGCCGAACGCATTCACCACGGAATGCCAGTTTTTCGCTTTCAATAATTTTTTATTTCTAAGTTCTTCAAGAGCACGGGCAGCCGACTCTTTATATTTTTCCCAAAACGGATGGGCGTGATAAAGCTCGGGTAAGAGGCTCGCCTCAAAAAAACAATCCGGCGCGATCGCTCCGACATAACCGAAGATTTCAGGATGCTTAGATCCTAAATGAAGGGCCCCATAGCCTCCGCTGGAACCTCCCATCACACACCAGTCTTGGGTATTGTGAGAAACTGGGAAGTGCTCTTTTAATGCAGGGATGATTTCTTGAATAATATAGTCTTCATAGTTTCCCGTGGCTGCGGAATTTAAGAACTGCGATCCGCCCCAAGAAGTCAAAGCATCGACAAACACGTACAAAGCTTCGGGCGCTTCGCCACGTTCAAAGGCTTGGTCTATCACCTGTACGGCATTTTGTTCATTAAACTTGGGATTGAAATAAAACGGAGAATTTCCTGTGAATCCGCCTAAGACCATGACGACAGGCCATGGACCTTCATTGCGAGGAAGAAGAAGGGGATTAAAGCGTGTCGCCGGATCTTTCAGAGGATTGTTCTTAAGCGCAGCACTTTCAATTTTAAGTGTTTCAATTTGAAAGTGCTGAACTTCGTAAGCGCGATAATTTTTTAAAACTTCAGAGGTGATCATGAAAAAAGTCTGTCACCTTCTGAAACTTCAATCAACGCTTATCGTGGTATGAAAGGGGCAGGCGTTCGGCTTTTTCCAAACGAAGGTCTTTCCTGATAAATCCTGTGTAGTTCATATCGCCGTCGACCACGGCTTCGGCCGATTCGCTTAAGACCACCATGTGTGTGGATTCAAAAAAGCGACCTGTGCCATCAAAGCGAAAGCCGACAAACAAAGTGTAAGCCGCGCCCGCAGACATCCAGCCACCGCGACCAAAAGATGTTTGTACTAAATCTGTCCATTCGACAGCGCCGCACTGAGGGATGTAACCGTCAGGCGTCGTGCTAGTTTCCTGGCAGTTTTCTATTTCAAGCTCGTGTTTGATCTTGCTCAGTTCAGACGTGGGATCCTGAAGCATGATTTGGATGAATTCAGGCATTTCAGAGGCATCGATGTAGGCGGCGACCTGAGTGCCGTCCTTTTCTTCTGTTTCGATGCGAACCGTGGCGCTATTGGCACCCGTTTTTAAGATTTTCTTGGGCTCTATCGCATGAGCAGATAAAGAAAGTGAGACTAGCAATACGACAGTCGAAACAAGTTGGTTCATACAAGACCCTCTTTGAGTAGGTTGGTTTAATCACCTTATTTTTAAGCAAAATTCTTGTATCAAAGAATGGTGGGGAACTCTCTAGAAATCTCTGAAATCTGTCTTAAATTATTGAAATTATGAGGAAAACGAAATAACTTGGCTTATCCGCAAGGTCCTCTTTAATTCCGGCTAACCCCTCAAAAAAGCTTGCTTTTACCCGACATGCGACATAAAACCATGAGTCCATAATTATGACTGTCTAAGGCAATGGTTAAGAGCTGTCCCCAACGGGAAAGACGCCTTATCGGTGGAAGGTAAACATTATGAAAATGCGCACTCACTCAGGCGCTAAAAAACGTTTGAAAGTTCTTTCAAGCGGTAAAGTTAAGAAAAAAAGCACTCGCATGCGTCACTTGAACTCACACATGAGCTCAAAAACGAAAAGACAACTAGGTAAGACATCATACGTAGAAGACGCGAACATGTTACAAGTTCGTCGTTGCTTGGTGTTCTAGGAATTAATCTAAAAATTTTAAATGTCTTTTCCGTACGTAACTTCGACGAAGTTCGAAGATGTACAGTAAATTTGAGGTAGAAAATGGCTCGTGTAAAAAGTGGTAAAACAAATCGTGCTCGTCACAAAAAGGTTCTTAAAAGAGCAAAAGGTTACTATTCAGCTGGTTCTCGCGCGTACATCCACGCGGTAGAGAAAAATGACCGTGGTATGGCGTATGCTTACCGCGACCGTAAAGCTAAAAAACGTAACTTCCGCACATTGTGGAATCAACGTATCAATGCAGCAGCTCGTTTGAACGGAACTACATATTCTCGTTTGATCGGTGGCTTGATTAAAGCTGGCATCCAAGTTGACCGTAAGATCTTGGCTGACCTTGCAATCAACGATGCAGCAGCATTCACTGCTCTTTGCAAACACGCTTTGGCGTAGGTCTGCAATAGCAACCCATGGAAGAGTCTAATAGCCAATTTGAACAAAGAAAGCGCGATCACATCAAAATCGCGCTGGATCCAAGGTCGCAGACTGAGGGACAAAATGGTTTAGACTCGATCGAATTAATTCATGAGGCTTTGCCTAATTTGGATTTTAAAGAGGTCGATATTTCGACCTCTTTCTTTTTAAAAGACCCCGTCACAAAAGATTCTGTTTCTCTTTCTTCTCCCATTTTTATTTCCTCTATGACTGCAGGCCATGAACAAGGCCGTGAAATCAACGAAGCTTTGGCTCGTTTGAGTGACCGTCGCCAGATTCTTATGGGTGTAGGCTCGCAAAGAAGAGAGTTGGAAGATTCCAATGCCGCTGAAGAGTGGAACCGAGTGCGCCGTCAGGCTCCGAAGGCTTTGCTTTTGGGAAATATTGGAATCGCTCAACTGATCAAAAGTCCGATCGACAAAGTCCAACGTCTGATCGAGTCCACCGAAGCCATCGCGCTTTTTGTGCACGTGAATCCTCTTCAAGAGGCTTTGCAGCCCGAAGGCACTCGTGACTTTCGACATGGAATAGAAGCTCTAGAAAACCTAGTAAAAATCGCTGGCGTGCCCGTCATTGTGAAGGAAGTGGGCTGCGGTTTTTCCGTAGAAACTCTAAAACGTCTCGAAAATGCCGGTATTTACGCTGTCGACGTCGCTGGCAAGGGTGGAACTCATTGGGGGCGCGTAGAAGGCTATCGCTCTCAAGAGAATGATTTACTGTATAAAGTAGCGCAAACTTTCGCAAATTGGGGTATTAGTACAGTACAGTCTGTTTTGAATGCCAAAGAAGCCCGCGTGAGTTATGAAATCTGGGCTTCGGGTGGCGTTAGAAACGGACTTGAAGTCGCAAAACTTTGCGCTTTAGGTGCTAACAAAGTAGGGCTCGCAAGACCCTTTTTAGAGGCGGCTCTGAAAGGTGATGAGGCCTTGGAAGAGCTTA harbors:
- a CDS encoding cytochrome d ubiquinol oxidase subunit II — its product is MIEILLFFIGASLLLYVLFGGADYGAGILELLPAGSLRDSQKKVINDAMGPVWEANHMWLILVVVILFMGFPSIFTLLMTSLHIPMVALLFGIVVRGCAFTFRHYDAVQAPQSQNVYTVLFGTSSLWTAMWLGIIAGSLNRGLIDPLSTDFHEAYIAPWWGLYPFCMGIFVVCIFAFLASVYLIGETENLDLKKMFIKRAFILNYLVVLSGAFVFAASADERTPLFADFFESKITMAIMIAATALFIALWFFIRKRQTLLTRTVAAGQITLILAGWYVLNAPNALLTAQGPVSFYEAAAPLATLWQLVMALLVGSLFIFPSLFYLMKVFKTGTTEEM
- a CDS encoding cytochrome ubiquinol oxidase subunit I; this translates as MTDLMAARSTMAFSLGFHIIFAAVGMTMPFFMSAAHYLFLKKKNPEYLELTKMWMKGVAILFAVGAVSGTVLSFELGLLWPGFMKYAGPIIGMPFSWEGTAFFLEAIAIGLFLYGWKKMRPWVHWGTGLMVGISGFASGVFVVAANGWMNSPAGFDWVNGEAMNIDPVAAMFNKAWLHQTLHMQFAALQAVGFAVAGIHAFLYLRGRAQELHLKAFKIAMCFGAAASIAQPFIGHFAAQRVAVLQPVKLAAMEGHFKTERRAPLHIGGIPNAETQTMDYSIPLPGMLSFLAFNDVDAEVMGLDQVPRELWPPLVITHISFQIMVAIGTAMALIAILFFIYQRKNTFPSWLLKTIIAFSPLGFVAMEAGWIVTEVGRQPWIIYGILKTRDAVTPVPGMKYHFFLFLALYLFLSFVTVWLLKRQVAVAQRKFEVQ
- a CDS encoding DUF4421 family protein, with the translated sequence MKWMFLCAVLAFNIAQAQTSTPEFNTASEYEDWSWTPQSKDTLKVKLGLAVPRYNFTILAPSGLADAKFLPNSPSKTSVGFSYRNLGFTASVQNPVDEEDKENYGSSSAVDFQLRFFGKRSYEFFLQAYDGYYIENSAELDPSYANTSKKIFRDDIKTRNFGFNFYWNLNEETFSQAMAFDQAGFQKKSDWGVSAYFHASRNSIAAKDAFIPPSATSQFGSLGDLDGMQRDTAGPGVAIGGIAVYQNFYATGFIGLGVGYQRVNLEYVVKDDETSESMGTFSTGRLGFGYNGLRHSVGFQAISDAVSTTIESGNIESSNIELLVFYSYRFENVNIPPANLVSSWFD
- a CDS encoding alpha/beta hydrolase, coding for MITSEVLKNYRAYEVQHFQIETLKIESAALKNNPLKDPATRFNPLLLPRNEGPWPVVMVLGGFTGNSPFYFNPKFNEQNAVQVIDQAFERGEAPEALYVFVDALTSWGGSQFLNSAATGNYEDYIIQEIIPALKEHFPVSHNTQDWCVMGGSSGGYGALHLGSKHPEIFGYVGAIAPDCFFEASLLPELYHAHPFWEKYKESAARALEELRNKKLLKAKNWHSVVNAFGMASCYSAKGHGVEFHWPLDLHTAEKIPAIWEQWLEKDPLHFLPKRISNLKKLSGIYLDVGSKDNFHLQYGSRQISKFFKSQGLSHEYVEFDGNHFDIGERRVEVWKWLSSLWRT
- the rpmI gene encoding 50S ribosomal protein L35 translates to MKMRTHSGAKKRLKVLSSGKVKKKSTRMRHLNSHMSSKTKRQLGKTSYVEDANMLQVRRCLVF
- the rplT gene encoding 50S ribosomal protein L20; its protein translation is MARVKSGKTNRARHKKVLKRAKGYYSAGSRAYIHAVEKNDRGMAYAYRDRKAKKRNFRTLWNQRINAAARLNGTTYSRLIGGLIKAGIQVDRKILADLAINDAAAFTALCKHALA
- the fni gene encoding type 2 isopentenyl-diphosphate Delta-isomerase, whose translation is MEESNSQFEQRKRDHIKIALDPRSQTEGQNGLDSIELIHEALPNLDFKEVDISTSFFLKDPVTKDSVSLSSPIFISSMTAGHEQGREINEALARLSDRRQILMGVGSQRRELEDSNAAEEWNRVRRQAPKALLLGNIGIAQLIKSPIDKVQRLIESTEAIALFVHVNPLQEALQPEGTRDFRHGIEALENLVKIAGVPVIVKEVGCGFSVETLKRLENAGIYAVDVAGKGGTHWGRVEGYRSQENDLLYKVAQTFANWGISTVQSVLNAKEARVSYEIWASGGVRNGLEVAKLCALGANKVGLARPFLEAALKGDEALEELMNKLETELKIALFCTGSKNLKDLQTKRVIR